CAAAGCCCCACTTCCGCCGCCCCGAACTTTGTGTGTCCTTCGCTTTTCCCTTTTTCGCAGCCTCTAGAGAATGTcccttctcccactcttcgTCGGCCTTGTACGCAGTGATCGCGTGCTCGAGGTTATAATCGGCTTGTTCAAGGTAGAGCAGCGCAACATCGTACCTGTCACGGAAGGTCAGTTTCTGTGTCTCCAGGATGAATCGAAAGATTGTGGCGCTTACTCGGCGACCTTGCATCTAACCATGAACTTCCGTAGCTTTGTCTTCTTAATCTCTTCCTCCTCGCCCTCTAATGGCCTTGGACTAAGACTAACTCCGCCTTTGTAGAACTCTCCAGGTATAAGCACAGTTCTACGCGCTGCCAGCAAATGGTCTGCATATAAGTTGTTCGTTCTGCGTAAAGCATCGGCGGGTACACCGTATCGAAGCGATAGTGATAAGATCGAGTCGTTGTTCTGATCGACAAAGTGGAGGACATCAGGCGCGTTCTCAGCATCTGGGTGTGCCTTCTCAGGTGGCGGTTGTAGCACACTGTGTGCTGAGTATGGCGGCAATTCGTCGTCGGCTTGCTGCTCGTCTGGTGGCGAATACATCGGAGGGTCGCGCAGACCATGGGTTGGGAGTGCCGATGGTCCTATCGATATCTGGCAGTATGGGCAATAGTTCTGGAATCTTGGATTGTCTGTCAAGCATCTGGCGCATATAGCACGGTCACAGCAGTCAAGTCTACGCTCGAACTGTGACGGTTTCTCGGTCTTCTCGTCGTACGTTGGGGGTATCGACGATAGGAGGGCAGCGCAGGTACAGCATGCCTCAGACATGATGATTCAGTATCGCTGGCTTTGGTGTATACAGAGGGATTCCAGACTGCGGCTCGTGGGAGATGGTCGGAGGCAAAGTGACTGCCGCTACGTCATGACTAAGGCGGTTAGCGATCGCGAGTGCACGTGAAGGCGCGATAGTGCTGGGATGTTAGCTAGCATCAAGCCATGTGCCCGAGACATGTGAGTCTTCTGGTGCAGAAGACATCGTCGGCCTATATCGCGACGGCAAAGTGATGCCAGAACAAGCAGATGTTGAAGTTTGGCAGCCTGGCAGCCTGGGAGCGTGGAGCGTGCCCAGGTGTGCAAGGGTCCGTCGCTGTTGCCAAGTCCGTGTCCCTTAGCGAGCACACGGACCACGACACCGATTTTCGCTCAAGTCGAACTTTTCGCAGACTCCAACCCTCCTTACCGCCCACCGCAACCACACGAGGTATGTCTTTGACCCGAGTGCCCTTCAGAGCCAGGGGATGCACTCGCCGCCGTCCGCAGGGATGAAGGCGACACTGCCTCTCCTCTTCGACAAGAGCTGAAGAACCCTCACGCAAGGGCACTCTCCATGCTCTGGCATCTGGAGGCTAACCACGTACGCGCAGATACCTCAGTCGCCTCCGCCACAGAGAATCTCCCGACAACACCGTCAAAATGGTCAAGACTTCCGTCCTCAACGATGCGCTCAACGCCATCAACAACGCCGAGAAGGCTGGCAAGCGCCAAGTCATGATCCGTCCTTCCTCCAAGGTCATTGTCAAGTTCCTCACTGTCATGCAGCGTCACGGTATGTCCATCTCCGTACTTGCACTCATCCCAAGCGCATCCTACCCTATCCGAAGACGTGTACAATGCCGCCCAATGTCCTCCGCTAGCAAACCTACCTCACCTCTTCGGGCTGATAACTACTCACTGATCTCGACTCCCCACGATCAATGAGCTTTAAGTGTCCGATATATTAACTGCGGAGGACTTACACGTCTTCGGATCCCTTTCATGACGTCTGATGTTTATTTCGCCGCAACATACACTGATATCGTTTTCCAGGCTACATTGGCGAGTTCGAGGAGGTCGACGACCACCGCAACGGCAAGATTGTCATCCAGCTCAACGGCCGCATCAACAAGACCGGTGTCATCTCTCCCCGCTACAACGTCCAGCTCCGCGACATGGAGAAGTGGGTTGTCAAGCTACTTCCCTCGCGTCAATTCGGTTACATCGTCCTCACCACCTCTGCCGGTATCATGGACCACGAGGAGGCCCGCAGGAAGCACGTTGCCGGAAAGATCCTTGGTTTCTTCTACTAGATTACTCGGGATTGTGGTGGAGTGGGATACAATATACCCGGATTTGGGCAAGCATACGTCTGTCCAAGTAGTCCATCATGGAACGTTCGACGAAGAAATGACAAAAGTTCATGACTGGGATTGTTATAGTTTTGGCCATGGTGCATGTGATGTGAGCGGTTACTGTGAAACGTGTTATGCATCGCTTGTTGTTGTTCTCTTGCTCGGAGTCAGGATTGAGAACATGTGCAAGATGATGAATTTTCACATGCTGTGAGCTACCCGTACTGTACTCATCATCACAATGGTTTCGCATGTCAGTTTTGAATAATTAAACTATTGCTCTCATTAACCATGTACAAGAAAATCGTATCCAGTATGCTACCCAGGAAACGCCAGCCTGTGCTTCTACTTTTTACAAGCAATCATCAGCCGTAACTCGTAAGCCCATCATAATGCCTCTATCAGAGCATTCATATGTTCCCTAAGAGAAAAACCAGTCCTAAA
This genomic window from Alternaria dauci strain A2016 chromosome 1, whole genome shotgun sequence contains:
- a CDS encoding 40S ribosomal uS8 domain-containing protein, with product MCPRHRAHGPRHRFSLKSNFSQTPTLLTAHRNHTRYLSRLRHRESPDNTVKMVKTSVLNDALNAINNAEKAGKRQVMIRPSSKVIVKFLTVMQRHGYIGEFEEVDDHRNGKIVIQLNGRINKTGVISPRYNVQLRDMEKWVVKLLPSRQFGYIVLTTSAGIMDHEEARRKHVAGKILGFFY